In the Setaria italica strain Yugu1 chromosome VI, Setaria_italica_v2.0, whole genome shotgun sequence genome, one interval contains:
- the LOC101752749 gene encoding dihydroorotase, mitochondrial isoform X3, whose amino-acid sequence MLQKFDPSVICEHSFGKPMQAASTTTTVRTHTHTNPPSASFLRLPPPRRVSFRASPHLSLRATAMAATSQQQEEQLIITRPDDWHLHVREGSVLEAVLPHSARHFGRAIIMPNLKPPVTTTARALEYREEIMKALPPGSSFEPLMTLYLTDNTSPEEIKLGRKSGVVFAVKLYPAGATTNSQDGVTDIGKCMPVFEEMVRQEMPLLVHGEVTDPHVDTFDREKVFIDRILAPLVQKLPQLKIVMEHITTMDAVNFIESCEEGHVAATVTPQHLLLNRNALFQGGLQPHNYCLPVLKRETHRQAILSAVTSGSRRYFLGTDSAPHDKRNKERYCGCAGIYSAPVALSLYAKVFEEAGALDKLEAFTSFNGPDFYGLPRNTSKIVLKKSAWKVPATYTYSSGEIVPMFTGCTLEWLPSDQTEE is encoded by the exons ATGTTGCAGAAATTCGATCCTTCTGTGATTTGTGAACACAGTTTTGGGAAGCCAATGCaggccgcctccaccaccaccaccgtccgcacgcacacgcacacgaATCCTCCGTCGGCCTCCTTCCTCCggctgcctcctcctcgccgcgtcAGCTTCCGCGCTTCTCCGCACCTGAGCCTGAGGGCGACTGCCATGGCAGCCACgtcgcagcagcaggaggagcagcTGATCATCACGCGCCCCGACGACTGGCACCTCCACGTCCGTGAAGGCAGCGTCCTCGAGGCTGTGCTGCCACACAG CGCGAGGCATTTTGGGAGGGCCATCATCATGCCCAACTTGAAGCCTCCGGTGACCAcgacggcgcgcgcgctggaGTACAGGGAGGAGATCATGAAGGCGCTGCCACCCGGGAGTAGCTTTGAGCCACTCATGACCCTTTACCTCACGGACAACACTAGCCCAGAGGAGATCAAACTCGGAA GAAAGAGTGGTGTAGTCTTTGCTGTGAAGCTGTATCCTGCCGGAGCAACTACCAATTCCCAAGATGGTGTCACTGATATTGGGAAATGCATGCCTGTCTTCGAGGAGATGGTCAGACAGGAAATGCCCTTGCTT GTTCATGGAGAAGTCACGGATCCGCATGTTGACACATTTGACCGTGAGAAGGTTTTCATTGATAGAATATTGGCACCACTTGTACAAAAACTTCCACAGCTGAAAATAGTCATGGAACATATCACAACTATGGATGCAGTGAACTTCATAGAATCATGTGAAGAAG GTCATGTTGCTGCGACAGTGACTCCCCAGCATCTCCTCCTCAACAGGAACGCTTTATTTCAGGGTGGCTTGCAGCCACACAATTACTGCTTGCCAGTACTGAAAAGAGAGACTCATA GACAAGCTATTCTATCTGCTGTAACAAGTGGGAGTAGACGGTACTTTCTTGGCACTGACAGTGCTCCCCATGATAAACGGAACAAAGAACGTTACTGTGGATGTGCAGGAATATACAGTGCTCCTGTTGCCTTGTCCCTTTACGCGAAGGTATTTGAAGAG GCTGGTGCCCTAGATAAGTTAGAAGCATTTACGAGCTTCAATGGCCCTGATTTTTATGGCCTCCCAAGGAACACTTCAAAGATTGTCCTGAAAAAGAGTGCCTGGAAGGTTCCTGCAACCTATACATACAGTTCAGGGGAGATTGTGCCCATGTTTACCGGCTGCACCCTTGAATGGCTTCCATCTGATCAGACCGAAGAATAA
- the LOC101754248 gene encoding sulfate transporter 1.2 isoform X2 — protein sequence MVHHKPDEATSDETNISTQPLSYNPSQAPPVYKVGYPPQRNLTTEFTNTLRETFFHDNPLRQYKDQSGSTKFKMGLQFLFPVFDWSRTYNLSKFKGDLIAGLTIASLCIPQDIGYSKLAYLDPQYGLYSSFIPPLIYAAMGSSRDIAIGPVAVVSLLLGSLLQNEVDHEKNKEEYLRLAFTATFFAGITQAALGFLRLGFLIEFLSHAAIVGFMGGAAITIALQQLKYVLGIRNFTKETDIVSVMESVWGSVHHGWNWQTVVIGFTFLAFLLLAKYIGKKNKKYFWVPAIAPITSVILATLFVYLFRADKHGVQIVNNIKKGINPSSVHKIYFTGPFVAKGFKIGVVCGMIGLTEAVAIGRTFAAMKDYQLDGNKEMVALGTMNVVGSMTSCYIATGSFSRSAVNFMAGCRTPVSNVVMSMVVLLTLLVITPLFKYTPNAILGSIIISAVIGLVDYEAAILIWKVDKMDFIACMGAFFGVVFKSVEIGLLIAVSISFAKILLQVTRPRTALLGNLPGTTIYRNTDQYPDARHVPGVVIVRVDSAIYFSNSNYIRERILRWLTDEEEKVKADGLSKINFLIVEMSPVIDIDTSGIHALEDLNKNLQKRGIQLKKKKVSYWRKKSKNLAQET from the exons ATGGTTCATCATAAACCAGATGAGGCGACATCAGATGAAACCAACATCTCCACACAGCCTCTCTCCTATAATCCATCTCAAGCGCCACCTGTGTACAAGGTTGGGTATCCTCCTCAGAGGAACCTCACCACAGAGTTTACGAACACACTGAGGGAGACATTCTTCCATGACAATCCACTAAGGCAGTACAAGGACCAATCTGGGTCGACAAAGTTCAAGATGGGTTTGCAGTTCTTGTTTCCAGTCTTTGATTGGAGCAGGACCTACAACTTGAGCAAGTTCAAAGGTGATCTGATTGCCGGATTGACAATTGCAAGTCTCTGCATCCCTCAG GATATTGGCTATTCGAAGCTCGCTTATCTGGATCCACAGTATGGGCTTT ACTCCAGCTTCATCCCCCCATTGATATATGCTGCAATGGGTAGCTCTAGGGATATAGCAATCGGGCCAGTTGCGGTGgtatctcttttactaggttcACTCCTACAAAATGAAGTTGACCATGAAAAGAATAAGGAGGAATACTTGCGTCTTGCTTTTACGGCAACCTTCTTTGCTGGTATCACTCAAGCAGCCCTGGGATTTCTAAG GTTAGGATTCCTCATCGAGTTCTTGTCGCATGCTGCAATTGTTGGATTCATGGGGGGAGCAGCAATCACTATTGCCCTGCAGCAGCTCAAATATGTGTTGGGTATCAGGAACTTCACAAAGGAAACGGATATAGTTTCTGTTATGGAGTCTGTTTGGGGTTCGGTTCATCATGGG TGGAACTGGCAGACAGTTGTGATTGGCTTCACTTTCCTGGCTTTTCTTCTGCTTGCAAAGTACATT ggaaaaaagaataagaaGTATTTCTGGGTGCCAGCTATTGCTCCTATAACTTCGGTCATTCTTGCTACCCTTTTTGTGTACCTTTTTCGTGCTGACAAACATGGTGTTCAGATT GTGAACAATATCAAGAAGGGCATCAACCCATCATCTGTGCACAAGATTTATTTCACTGGTCCatttgttgcaaaaggtttcaAGATCGGTGTTGTCTGCGGCATGATCGGTTTGACA GAAGCCGTGGCGATCGGAAGGACATTTGCTGCCATGAAGGACTACCAGTTAGATGGAAATAAGGAGATGGTAGCACTTGGAACAATGAACGTTGTAGGCTCAATGACGTCTTGCTATATTGCAACAG GTTCTTTCTCGCGTTCTGCAGTCAATTTCATGGCTGGGTGCCGAACACCAGTATCTAATGTGGTTATGTCAATGGTTGTGCTTCTCACCTTGTTGGTCATCACACCATTGTTCAAGTATACTCCGAATGCAATCCTTGGATCGATCATTATTTCTGCTGTGATCGGCCTTGTGGACTATGAAGCCGCAATTCTCATTTGGAAAGTTGACAAAATGGATTTCATCGCTTGCATGGGAGCATTCTTTGGTGTGGTTTTCAAATCTGTTGAGATAGGTCTCTTGATTGCT GTGTCAATCTCGTTTGCCAAAATACTTCTTCAAGTAACAAGACCAAGAACTGCACTTCTCGGAAACCTTCCAGGCACCACAATTTACAGGAACACTGATCAGTATCCAGATGCAAGGCATGTTCCTGGGGTGGTAATAGTGAGGGTTGATTCTGCTATCTATTTCTCCAACTCCAACTATATCCGAGAGAG AATTCTGAGATGGTTGACAGATGAAGAAGAGAAAGTCAAGGCAGATGGACTGTCTAAAATCAATTTCTTGATAGTAGAGATGTCGC CGGTTATAGATATCGATACAAGTGGTATCCATGCTCTTGAAGATCTCAACAAGAATCTTCAGAAGAGAGGCATTCAG
- the LOC101754248 gene encoding sulfate transporter 1.2 isoform X1, with protein sequence MVHHKPDEATSDETNISTQPLSYNPSQAPPVYKVGYPPQRNLTTEFTNTLRETFFHDNPLRQYKDQSGSTKFKMGLQFLFPVFDWSRTYNLSKFKGDLIAGLTIASLCIPQDIGYSKLAYLDPQYGLYSSFIPPLIYAAMGSSRDIAIGPVAVVSLLLGSLLQNEVDHEKNKEEYLRLAFTATFFAGITQAALGFLRLGFLIEFLSHAAIVGFMGGAAITIALQQLKYVLGIRNFTKETDIVSVMESVWGSVHHGWNWQTVVIGFTFLAFLLLAKYIGKKNKKYFWVPAIAPITSVILATLFVYLFRADKHGVQIVNNIKKGINPSSVHKIYFTGPFVAKGFKIGVVCGMIGLTEAVAIGRTFAAMKDYQLDGNKEMVALGTMNVVGSMTSCYIATGSFSRSAVNFMAGCRTPVSNVVMSMVVLLTLLVITPLFKYTPNAILGSIIISAVIGLVDYEAAILIWKVDKMDFIACMGAFFGVVFKSVEIGLLIAVSISFAKILLQVTRPRTALLGNLPGTTIYRNTDQYPDARHVPGVVIVRVDSAIYFSNSNYIRERILRWLTDEEEKVKADGLSKINFLIVEMSPVIDIDTSGIHALEDLNKNLQKRGIQLLLSNPGSAVIEKLRSSKLTEHIGSNHIFLTVADAVRFCTSKSMQEP encoded by the exons ATGGTTCATCATAAACCAGATGAGGCGACATCAGATGAAACCAACATCTCCACACAGCCTCTCTCCTATAATCCATCTCAAGCGCCACCTGTGTACAAGGTTGGGTATCCTCCTCAGAGGAACCTCACCACAGAGTTTACGAACACACTGAGGGAGACATTCTTCCATGACAATCCACTAAGGCAGTACAAGGACCAATCTGGGTCGACAAAGTTCAAGATGGGTTTGCAGTTCTTGTTTCCAGTCTTTGATTGGAGCAGGACCTACAACTTGAGCAAGTTCAAAGGTGATCTGATTGCCGGATTGACAATTGCAAGTCTCTGCATCCCTCAG GATATTGGCTATTCGAAGCTCGCTTATCTGGATCCACAGTATGGGCTTT ACTCCAGCTTCATCCCCCCATTGATATATGCTGCAATGGGTAGCTCTAGGGATATAGCAATCGGGCCAGTTGCGGTGgtatctcttttactaggttcACTCCTACAAAATGAAGTTGACCATGAAAAGAATAAGGAGGAATACTTGCGTCTTGCTTTTACGGCAACCTTCTTTGCTGGTATCACTCAAGCAGCCCTGGGATTTCTAAG GTTAGGATTCCTCATCGAGTTCTTGTCGCATGCTGCAATTGTTGGATTCATGGGGGGAGCAGCAATCACTATTGCCCTGCAGCAGCTCAAATATGTGTTGGGTATCAGGAACTTCACAAAGGAAACGGATATAGTTTCTGTTATGGAGTCTGTTTGGGGTTCGGTTCATCATGGG TGGAACTGGCAGACAGTTGTGATTGGCTTCACTTTCCTGGCTTTTCTTCTGCTTGCAAAGTACATT ggaaaaaagaataagaaGTATTTCTGGGTGCCAGCTATTGCTCCTATAACTTCGGTCATTCTTGCTACCCTTTTTGTGTACCTTTTTCGTGCTGACAAACATGGTGTTCAGATT GTGAACAATATCAAGAAGGGCATCAACCCATCATCTGTGCACAAGATTTATTTCACTGGTCCatttgttgcaaaaggtttcaAGATCGGTGTTGTCTGCGGCATGATCGGTTTGACA GAAGCCGTGGCGATCGGAAGGACATTTGCTGCCATGAAGGACTACCAGTTAGATGGAAATAAGGAGATGGTAGCACTTGGAACAATGAACGTTGTAGGCTCAATGACGTCTTGCTATATTGCAACAG GTTCTTTCTCGCGTTCTGCAGTCAATTTCATGGCTGGGTGCCGAACACCAGTATCTAATGTGGTTATGTCAATGGTTGTGCTTCTCACCTTGTTGGTCATCACACCATTGTTCAAGTATACTCCGAATGCAATCCTTGGATCGATCATTATTTCTGCTGTGATCGGCCTTGTGGACTATGAAGCCGCAATTCTCATTTGGAAAGTTGACAAAATGGATTTCATCGCTTGCATGGGAGCATTCTTTGGTGTGGTTTTCAAATCTGTTGAGATAGGTCTCTTGATTGCT GTGTCAATCTCGTTTGCCAAAATACTTCTTCAAGTAACAAGACCAAGAACTGCACTTCTCGGAAACCTTCCAGGCACCACAATTTACAGGAACACTGATCAGTATCCAGATGCAAGGCATGTTCCTGGGGTGGTAATAGTGAGGGTTGATTCTGCTATCTATTTCTCCAACTCCAACTATATCCGAGAGAG AATTCTGAGATGGTTGACAGATGAAGAAGAGAAAGTCAAGGCAGATGGACTGTCTAAAATCAATTTCTTGATAGTAGAGATGTCGC CGGTTATAGATATCGATACAAGTGGTATCCATGCTCTTGAAGATCTCAACAAGAATCTTCAGAAGAGAGGCATTCAG
- the LOC101752749 gene encoding dihydroorotase, mitochondrial isoform X2, translating to MQAASTTTTVRTHTHTNPPSASFLRLPPPRRVSFRASPHLSLRATAMAATSQQQEEQLIITRPDDWHLHVREGSVLEAVLPHSARHFGRAIIMPNLKPPVTTTARALEYREEIMKALPPGSSFEPLMTLYLTDNTSPEEIKLGRKSGVVFAVKLYPAGATTNSQDGVTDIGKCMPVFEEMVRQEMPLLVHGEVTDPHVDTFDREKVFIDRILAPLVQKLPQLKIVMEHITTMDAVNFIESCEEGVALLLEWHYTSTIFYDYNTFMFPGHVAATVTPQHLLLNRNALFQGGLQPHNYCLPVLKRETHRQAILSAVTSGSRRYFLGTDSAPHDKRNKERYCGCAGIYSAPVALSLYAKVFEEAGALDKLEAFTSFNGPDFYGLPRNTSKIVLKKSAWKVPATYTYSSGEIVPMFTGCTLEWLPSDQTEE from the exons ATGCaggccgcctccaccaccaccaccgtccgcacgcacacgcacacgaATCCTCCGTCGGCCTCCTTCCTCCggctgcctcctcctcgccgcgtcAGCTTCCGCGCTTCTCCGCACCTGAGCCTGAGGGCGACTGCCATGGCAGCCACgtcgcagcagcaggaggagcagcTGATCATCACGCGCCCCGACGACTGGCACCTCCACGTCCGTGAAGGCAGCGTCCTCGAGGCTGTGCTGCCACACAG CGCGAGGCATTTTGGGAGGGCCATCATCATGCCCAACTTGAAGCCTCCGGTGACCAcgacggcgcgcgcgctggaGTACAGGGAGGAGATCATGAAGGCGCTGCCACCCGGGAGTAGCTTTGAGCCACTCATGACCCTTTACCTCACGGACAACACTAGCCCAGAGGAGATCAAACTCGGAA GAAAGAGTGGTGTAGTCTTTGCTGTGAAGCTGTATCCTGCCGGAGCAACTACCAATTCCCAAGATGGTGTCACTGATATTGGGAAATGCATGCCTGTCTTCGAGGAGATGGTCAGACAGGAAATGCCCTTGCTT GTTCATGGAGAAGTCACGGATCCGCATGTTGACACATTTGACCGTGAGAAGGTTTTCATTGATAGAATATTGGCACCACTTGTACAAAAACTTCCACAGCTGAAAATAGTCATGGAACATATCACAACTATGGATGCAGTGAACTTCATAGAATCATGTGAAGAAGGTGTTGCATTACTGCTAGAATGGCATTATACTTCTACCATTTTCTATGATTATAACACTTTCATGTTCCCAGGTCATGTTGCTGCGACAGTGACTCCCCAGCATCTCCTCCTCAACAGGAACGCTTTATTTCAGGGTGGCTTGCAGCCACACAATTACTGCTTGCCAGTACTGAAAAGAGAGACTCATA GACAAGCTATTCTATCTGCTGTAACAAGTGGGAGTAGACGGTACTTTCTTGGCACTGACAGTGCTCCCCATGATAAACGGAACAAAGAACGTTACTGTGGATGTGCAGGAATATACAGTGCTCCTGTTGCCTTGTCCCTTTACGCGAAGGTATTTGAAGAG GCTGGTGCCCTAGATAAGTTAGAAGCATTTACGAGCTTCAATGGCCCTGATTTTTATGGCCTCCCAAGGAACACTTCAAAGATTGTCCTGAAAAAGAGTGCCTGGAAGGTTCCTGCAACCTATACATACAGTTCAGGGGAGATTGTGCCCATGTTTACCGGCTGCACCCTTGAATGGCTTCCATCTGATCAGACCGAAGAATAA
- the LOC101752749 gene encoding dihydroorotase, mitochondrial isoform X1, protein MLQKFDPSVICEHSFGKPMQAASTTTTVRTHTHTNPPSASFLRLPPPRRVSFRASPHLSLRATAMAATSQQQEEQLIITRPDDWHLHVREGSVLEAVLPHSARHFGRAIIMPNLKPPVTTTARALEYREEIMKALPPGSSFEPLMTLYLTDNTSPEEIKLGRKSGVVFAVKLYPAGATTNSQDGVTDIGKCMPVFEEMVRQEMPLLVHGEVTDPHVDTFDREKVFIDRILAPLVQKLPQLKIVMEHITTMDAVNFIESCEEGVALLLEWHYTSTIFYDYNTFMFPGHVAATVTPQHLLLNRNALFQGGLQPHNYCLPVLKRETHRQAILSAVTSGSRRYFLGTDSAPHDKRNKERYCGCAGIYSAPVALSLYAKVFEEAGALDKLEAFTSFNGPDFYGLPRNTSKIVLKKSAWKVPATYTYSSGEIVPMFTGCTLEWLPSDQTEE, encoded by the exons ATGTTGCAGAAATTCGATCCTTCTGTGATTTGTGAACACAGTTTTGGGAAGCCAATGCaggccgcctccaccaccaccaccgtccgcacgcacacgcacacgaATCCTCCGTCGGCCTCCTTCCTCCggctgcctcctcctcgccgcgtcAGCTTCCGCGCTTCTCCGCACCTGAGCCTGAGGGCGACTGCCATGGCAGCCACgtcgcagcagcaggaggagcagcTGATCATCACGCGCCCCGACGACTGGCACCTCCACGTCCGTGAAGGCAGCGTCCTCGAGGCTGTGCTGCCACACAG CGCGAGGCATTTTGGGAGGGCCATCATCATGCCCAACTTGAAGCCTCCGGTGACCAcgacggcgcgcgcgctggaGTACAGGGAGGAGATCATGAAGGCGCTGCCACCCGGGAGTAGCTTTGAGCCACTCATGACCCTTTACCTCACGGACAACACTAGCCCAGAGGAGATCAAACTCGGAA GAAAGAGTGGTGTAGTCTTTGCTGTGAAGCTGTATCCTGCCGGAGCAACTACCAATTCCCAAGATGGTGTCACTGATATTGGGAAATGCATGCCTGTCTTCGAGGAGATGGTCAGACAGGAAATGCCCTTGCTT GTTCATGGAGAAGTCACGGATCCGCATGTTGACACATTTGACCGTGAGAAGGTTTTCATTGATAGAATATTGGCACCACTTGTACAAAAACTTCCACAGCTGAAAATAGTCATGGAACATATCACAACTATGGATGCAGTGAACTTCATAGAATCATGTGAAGAAGGTGTTGCATTACTGCTAGAATGGCATTATACTTCTACCATTTTCTATGATTATAACACTTTCATGTTCCCAGGTCATGTTGCTGCGACAGTGACTCCCCAGCATCTCCTCCTCAACAGGAACGCTTTATTTCAGGGTGGCTTGCAGCCACACAATTACTGCTTGCCAGTACTGAAAAGAGAGACTCATA GACAAGCTATTCTATCTGCTGTAACAAGTGGGAGTAGACGGTACTTTCTTGGCACTGACAGTGCTCCCCATGATAAACGGAACAAAGAACGTTACTGTGGATGTGCAGGAATATACAGTGCTCCTGTTGCCTTGTCCCTTTACGCGAAGGTATTTGAAGAG GCTGGTGCCCTAGATAAGTTAGAAGCATTTACGAGCTTCAATGGCCCTGATTTTTATGGCCTCCCAAGGAACACTTCAAAGATTGTCCTGAAAAAGAGTGCCTGGAAGGTTCCTGCAACCTATACATACAGTTCAGGGGAGATTGTGCCCATGTTTACCGGCTGCACCCTTGAATGGCTTCCATCTGATCAGACCGAAGAATAA
- the LOC101752749 gene encoding dihydroorotase, mitochondrial isoform X4, which translates to MAATSQQQEEQLIITRPDDWHLHVREGSVLEAVLPHSARHFGRAIIMPNLKPPVTTTARALEYREEIMKALPPGSSFEPLMTLYLTDNTSPEEIKLGRKSGVVFAVKLYPAGATTNSQDGVTDIGKCMPVFEEMVRQEMPLLVHGEVTDPHVDTFDREKVFIDRILAPLVQKLPQLKIVMEHITTMDAVNFIESCEEGVALLLEWHYTSTIFYDYNTFMFPGHVAATVTPQHLLLNRNALFQGGLQPHNYCLPVLKRETHRQAILSAVTSGSRRYFLGTDSAPHDKRNKERYCGCAGIYSAPVALSLYAKVFEEAGALDKLEAFTSFNGPDFYGLPRNTSKIVLKKSAWKVPATYTYSSGEIVPMFTGCTLEWLPSDQTEE; encoded by the exons ATGGCAGCCACgtcgcagcagcaggaggagcagcTGATCATCACGCGCCCCGACGACTGGCACCTCCACGTCCGTGAAGGCAGCGTCCTCGAGGCTGTGCTGCCACACAG CGCGAGGCATTTTGGGAGGGCCATCATCATGCCCAACTTGAAGCCTCCGGTGACCAcgacggcgcgcgcgctggaGTACAGGGAGGAGATCATGAAGGCGCTGCCACCCGGGAGTAGCTTTGAGCCACTCATGACCCTTTACCTCACGGACAACACTAGCCCAGAGGAGATCAAACTCGGAA GAAAGAGTGGTGTAGTCTTTGCTGTGAAGCTGTATCCTGCCGGAGCAACTACCAATTCCCAAGATGGTGTCACTGATATTGGGAAATGCATGCCTGTCTTCGAGGAGATGGTCAGACAGGAAATGCCCTTGCTT GTTCATGGAGAAGTCACGGATCCGCATGTTGACACATTTGACCGTGAGAAGGTTTTCATTGATAGAATATTGGCACCACTTGTACAAAAACTTCCACAGCTGAAAATAGTCATGGAACATATCACAACTATGGATGCAGTGAACTTCATAGAATCATGTGAAGAAGGTGTTGCATTACTGCTAGAATGGCATTATACTTCTACCATTTTCTATGATTATAACACTTTCATGTTCCCAGGTCATGTTGCTGCGACAGTGACTCCCCAGCATCTCCTCCTCAACAGGAACGCTTTATTTCAGGGTGGCTTGCAGCCACACAATTACTGCTTGCCAGTACTGAAAAGAGAGACTCATA GACAAGCTATTCTATCTGCTGTAACAAGTGGGAGTAGACGGTACTTTCTTGGCACTGACAGTGCTCCCCATGATAAACGGAACAAAGAACGTTACTGTGGATGTGCAGGAATATACAGTGCTCCTGTTGCCTTGTCCCTTTACGCGAAGGTATTTGAAGAG GCTGGTGCCCTAGATAAGTTAGAAGCATTTACGAGCTTCAATGGCCCTGATTTTTATGGCCTCCCAAGGAACACTTCAAAGATTGTCCTGAAAAAGAGTGCCTGGAAGGTTCCTGCAACCTATACATACAGTTCAGGGGAGATTGTGCCCATGTTTACCGGCTGCACCCTTGAATGGCTTCCATCTGATCAGACCGAAGAATAA